The following proteins are encoded in a genomic region of Oryzias latipes chromosome 17, ASM223467v1:
- the thoc1 gene encoding THO complex subunit 1 produces MSPSLFNFVDVKDKFTVAARHALTGKTCKPLVTSFNQIPGNETEKKTTLDQALRGVLGDQIVEQKASCDDYLSLIYLSIDAVTEGICSATTPFVLLGDVLDCLPLDLCDKIFSFVEENVSTWKSNSFYSAGKNYLLRMCNDLLRRLSKSQNTVFCGRIQLFLARLFPLSEKSGLNLQSQFNLENVTVFNKNELESTLGQKSTNEKEEGMEVEEGEMGEEDAPAQSSIPIDYNLYRKFWTLQDYFRNPVQCYDKFLWMTFLKFSDETLAVFKSYKLDDMQASKRKLDELRGSDGEHVYFAKFLTSEKLMDLQLSDSNFRRHILLQYLILFQYLKGQVKFKSSSCVLNDDQTTWIEETTKLVYQLLKEIPPDGDKFASMVEHILDTEENWNSWKNEGCPSFVKERTVDDKPKRPTRKRQAPEDFLGKGPDRKIFMGNDELTRLWNLNSDNMEACKSDSREFMPSLDEFFAEAIEQADPVNMVEDEYKVVRNPNYGWRALRLLSRRSPHFFQPTNQKFKSLADYLDSMVSKLAKELPKDIPSEEIKTGEEDDDDNGDNLLKESNDSPSIQSKAVTNQQMDDIAAKLGARWKMLASHLEMKAAELREIETDSEDVEMQAKLLLVAWQDREGTQATVESLVTALNAAGFSQIADILSEA; encoded by the exons ATGTCTCCGTCCTTGTTTAATTTTGTCGATGTTAAAGACAAATTTACG GTTGCTGCCAGACACGCCCTAACGGGTAAAACCTGCAAACCTTTGGTCACATCGTTTAACCAGATCCCTGGGAA TGAAAcggaaaagaaaacaactctTGATCAGGCTTTGAGGGGCGTTCTTGGAGATCAGATT GTTGAGCAGAAGGCCAGCTGTGATGACTACCTGTCTCTCATCTACTTGAGCATCGATGCGGTCACAGAAG gAATCTGCTCCGCTACAACGCCCTTCGTCCTGCTGGGAGACGTACTAGACTGCCTTCCACTCGATCTGTGCGACAAAATATTCTCTTTTGTCGAAGAGAACGTCTCCACTTGGAAATCT aaCTCCTTCTACAGTGCAGGAAAAAACTATTTATTGAGGATGTGTAACG ATCTTTTGAGGAGACTCTCCAAATCTCAGAACACGGTATTCTGCGGGCGAATCCAGCTGTTTCTTGCGCGCCTCTTCCCTCTGTCAGAAAAGTCAG GTCTTAACCTGCAGAGCCAGTTTAATTTGGAAAATGTAACAGTCTTCAACAAAAATGAACTAGAAAGCACTCTTGGCCAAAAG AGCACAAATGAAAAGGAAGAAGGCATGGAGGTGGAAGAAGGAGAAATGGGGGAGGAGGATGCTCCTGCTCAGAG CTCCATTCCCATTGATTACAACTTGTACCGAAAGTTTTGGACGCTGCAGGACTACTTCAGGAATCCTGTGCAGTGCTATGACAAGTTTCTGTGGATGACGTTCCTGAAG TTCTCAGATGAGACTCTAGCTGTGTTCAAGAGCTACAAGCTGGACGACATGCAGGCCTCCAAGAGGAAGCTGGATGAGCTGAGAGGATCTGATGGAGAACATGTTTACTTTGCCAAATTCCTCACCAGTGAGAAG CTGATGGACTTGCAGCTCAGCGACAGTAATTTCAGACGCCACATCCTGCTGCAGTACCTCATCCTCTTCCAGTACCTGAAGGGCCAGGTCAAATTCAAAAG CTCCAGCTGTGTCCTTAATGACGACCAGACCACCTGGATCGAAGAGACGACTAAACTGGTTTATCAG CTGCTGAAAGAAATCCCTCCTGATGGAGACAAGTTTGCCAGCATGGTGGAA CACATCCTCGACACAGAGGAGAACTGGAATAGCTGGAAAAATGAAGGATGTCCAAGTTTTGTCAAAGAAAG AACAGTCGACGACAAACCAAAGAGACCGACCAGGAAAAGACAAGCTCCAGAGGACTTCCTTGGAAAAGGGCCAGACCGCAAGATCTTCATGGGAAA CGACGAGTTGACCCGATTGTGGAACCTGAACTCGGACAATATGGAGGCGTGTAAATCAGACAGCAG AGAGTTTATGCCGTCACTGGATGAGTTCTTTGCCGAAGCGATCGAACAGGCCGACCCGGTCAACATGGTGGAGGACGAGTACAA GGTGGTGCGTAACCCAAACTACGGCTGGCGAGCTCTGAGGCTCCTCTCCAGAAGAAGTCCACACTTTTTTCAGCCGACCAATCAGAAGTTCAAGAGTCTGGCAGACTACCTGGACAGCATGGTTAGCAAATTAGCCAAAGAACTGCCG AAGGACATCCCCTCTGAAGAAATCAAGACGGGAGAAGAAGACGACGACGACAATGGAGACAACCTCCTCAAAGAGAGCAATGACA GTCCGAGCATCCAGAGCAAAGCGGTGACGAACCAGCAGATGGACGACATCGCCGCCAAACTGGGAGCTCGGTGGAAGATGCTGGCCTCGCATTTGGAGATGAAGGCAGCAGAGCTGAGAGAAATCGAAACGGACAGCGAAGACGTGGAAATGCAGGCTAAGCTGCTGCTGGTGGCCTGGCAGGACCGAGAGGGAACCCAAGCTACAGTGGAGAGCCTGGTCACGGCTCTGAACGCCGCAGGCTTCTCCCAAATTGCAGACATCCTCAGTGAGGCCTAA
- the aqp1 gene encoding aquaporin-1, which yields MREFKSKDFWRAVLAELVGMAFFIFLSISAAIGNSNNANPDQEVKVSLTFGLAIATLAQSLGHISGAHLNPAVTLGMLASCQISVFKAVMYIVAQMLGSALASGIVYGTRPSNTSALGLNSLNGVTPSQGVGIELLATFQLVLCVIAVTDKRRRDVMGSAPLAIGLSVCLGHLAAISYTGCGINPARSFGPALILNDFTDHWVYWVGPMCGGVAAALVYDFLLSPKFDDFPDRMKVLVSGPVGDYDVNGGNESATVEMSSK from the exons ATGAGGGAGTTCAAGAGCAAAGATTTTTGGAGGGCCGTTCTAGCCGAACTGGTCGGCATGgccttctttatttttctcagcatctcTGCAGCCATTGGAAACTCCAACAACGCCAACCCAGACCAGGAGGTGAAGGTGTCGCTGACCTTTGGATTAGCCATCGCCACTCTGGCCCAGAGCTTAGGCCACATCAGTGGAGCCCACCTGAATCCCGCCGTCACCCTTGGCATGCTTGCCAGCTGCCAGATCAGCGTCTTCAAGGCAGTCATGTACATAGTGGCTCAGATGCTGGGTTCAGCCCTCGCCAGCGGCATCGTTTACGGGACGCGTCCTTCCAACACCAGCGCCCTAGGGCTCAACTCT CTTAACGGTGTCACCCCCAGCCAAGGAGTGGGCATTGAGCTTCTGGCCACCTTCCAGCTGGTGCTGTGTGTCATTGCAGTCACTGATAAAAGGAGGCGTGACGTCATGGGCTCTGCACCCCTGGCCATTGGCCTCTCAGTTTGCCTGGGACATTTGGCAGCT ATCAGCTACACAGGCTGTGGCatcaatcccgcccgctccttTGGCCCAGCTTTGATCCTGAACGATTTTACGGACCACTGG GTGTACTGGGTGGGCCCGATGTGTGGTGGTGTAGCGGCGGCTCTGGTGTACGATTTCCTGCTGTCCCCCAAGTTTGATGACTTCCCTGATCGCATGAAGGTCCTAGTCAGCGGTCCAGTGGGAGACTACGATGTAAATGGAGGAAACGAGTCTGCGACTGTGGAGATGTCTTCAAAGtag
- the usp14 gene encoding ubiquitin carboxyl-terminal hydrolase 14, which translates to MPVFTVNVKWGKEKFDAVELNTEEPPMVFKAQLFALTGVQPDRQKVMVKGGTLKDDEWGNIKLKNGMTLLMMGSAEALPEEPAVRPMFVEDMTEEQLASAMELPCGLTNLGNTCYMNATVQCLRSVPELKTALRRYSGALRSSGANAPSQYITAALRDLYETMDKTSSSLPPIILLQFLHMAFPQFAEKGDQGQYLQQDANECWLQMMRVLQQKLEPLEPEAAMETESETGAAAASSKKNFIDQYFGVEYETSMKCTESEEEEPIKGKESQLQLSCFINQEVKYLATGLRLRLQEEITKMSPSLDRNALYIKSSKLSRLPAYLTVQMVRFFYKEKESVNAKVLKDVKFPLMLDVYELCTTELQEKMLPIRSKFKEVEDKKLEKQQQKVLKKPDASKETKYDPFSFPDDIGSNNSGYYDLQAVLTHQGRSSSSGHYVAWVKRKDDEWVKFDDDKVSVVAPEDILRLSGGGDWHIAYVLLYGPRRLEILEEEQ; encoded by the exons ATGCCGGTGTTCACGG TAAACGTTAAATGGGGCAAAGAGAAGTTCGATGCAGTGGAGCTGAACACAGAGGAGCCACCCATGGTTTTCAAGGCTCAGCTTTTCGCTCTGACAGGAGTTCAACCAGACCGGCAGAAGGTCATGGTGAAAGGAGGCACTCTAAAG GATGATGAGTGGGGTAACATTAAGCTGAAAAAT GGAATGACTCTGCTGATGATGGGGTCGGCAGAAGCTCTGCCGGAGGAACCGGCTGTCCGGCCCATGTTTGTGGAGGACATGACTGAGGAGCAGCTGGCCTCAGCG ATGGAGCTGCCGTGTGGGCTGACAAACCTGGGCAACACCTGCTACATGAACGCCACCGTGCAATGTCTGCGCTCTGTTCCAGAGCTCAAAACTGCCCTGAGAAG GTATTCGGGTGCTCTGCGATCTTCAGGAGCAAACGCGCCGTCGCAGTACATCACAGCAG CGCTTCGTGATTTATATGAAACTATGGACAAGACTTCGTCCAGCCTCCCCCCCATTATTCTGCTGCAGTTCCTTCACATGGCCTTTCCACAGTTTGCTGAGAAGGGAGACCAGGGGCAGTATCTTCAGCAG GACGCCAACGAGTGCTGGCTGCAGATGATGAGAGTCCTTCAACAGAAACTGGAACCGCTTGAACCAGAAGCTGCCATGGAG ACTGAGTCTGAGACcggagctgctgctgcctcgTCAAAGAAGAACTTTATTGACCAGTATTTTGGAGTAGAATACGAAACTAG TATGAAATGCACAGAGTCTGAGGAGGAAGAACCAATCAAGGGCAAGGAGagtcagctgcagctcagctgcTTCATCAACCAAGAGGTCAAATACCTTGCAACGGGATTAAGGCTG aggctgcaggaggagatcacaaaaatgtCTCCATCGTTGGACAGAAACGCCCTGTACATAAAATCT TCAAAACTTAGTCGCCTTCCTGCCTACTTGACTGTTCAGATGGTCCGATTTTTCTACAAGGAGAAGGAGTCTGTGAATGCTAAAGTTCTAAAG GACGTCAAGTTCCCACTCATGCTGGACGTTTATGAGCTGTGCACCACGGAGCTCCAGGAGAAGATGCTGCCCAtcaggtcaaagttcaaagaGGTTGAAGACAAGAAGctggagaagcagcagcagaag GTATTGAAGAAACCAGATGCATCAAAAGAGACGAAATACGATCCTTTCTCATTCCCAGATG ataTCGGCTCCAACAACAGCGGCTACTACGACCTGCAGGCCGTGTTGACGCATCAGGGCCGCTCCAGCTCGTCGGGTCACTACGTGGCGTGGGtcaagaggaaagacg ATGAGTGGGTGAAGTTCGACGACGACAAGGTGAGCGTGGTCGCTCCCGAGGACATCCTGCGGCTGTCAGGGGGCGGAGACTGGCATATAGCCTACGTTCTACTGTACGGGCCTCGCCGGCTGGAAATACTGGAGGAGGAGCAGTAG